The Pseudomonas sp. IB20 region TGCGCAATACGCCTAAAGGTTGTACGCGGTCAAAATGTGGGAGCTGGCTTGCCTGCGATAGCGGTGTGAAGTGCGCCCCAGAAGTTGGACACTCGTCCAATCTCAGCGCAGGCAAGCCAGCTCCCACATTGCTTTTGTGGTGTGCTTGGAAGTTATTTTGCGCAATTGATGTGATCGCTACGCTTGCCGTGGCGTCCTTGATAGCTCAATTTAACGGCATCGTCCCGGAAGACACCAGACTTCATGTCATCGACCTCGTTCAAGCAGTCAATGCGGCGCCTGTGGGCGCTGGATAAATTCAGTTACAGCGTGCGGGTATTCATCGCCCTCACCGGCAGCATGGCGCTGTGCTGGTATCAGGATGAAATGACGCTGCTCATCCCGCTGTTCCTGGGGATCATCGCCAGCGCCCTGGCCGAGACCGATGACAGTTGGCAAGGCCGCCTCAATGCCCTGGCGGTGACGCTGGTGTGTTTCAGCATCGCCGCGCTGTCGGTGGAACTGCTGTTCCCTTACCCCTGGATCTTCGCGATCGCTCTGGCCCTGGCCAGTTTCTGCCTGACCATGCTCGGGGCGCTGGGCGAGCGCTATGGTGCGATTGCCTCGGCGACGCTGATTCTGTCGGTGTACACCATGATCGGTGTGGACCAGCGCGGTGGTGCCGTGTCTGATTTCTGGCATGAACCGCTGCTGCTGGTGGCCGGTGCCGCGTGGTATGGCGTGCTGTCGGTGCTGTGGCAGGCGCTGTTTTCCAACCAGCCAGTGCAGCAAAGCCTGGCGCGGCTGTTTCGCGAGCTGGGGCGTTACCTCAAGCTCAAATCATCGCTGTTCGAACCGATCCGTCAGCTGGACGTAGAAGCGCGCCGCCTGGAACTGGCCCAGCAAAATGGCCGGGTGGTGGCGGCGCTGAATGCGGCGAAGGAAATCATCCTGCACCGCGTCGGCAATGGCCGCCCAGGCTCCAAGGTCAGCCGCTACTTGAAGCTGTATTTCCTGGCCCAGGACATCCACGAACGCGCCAGCTCGTCCCACTACCCGTATAACGCCCTGGCCGACGCCTTCTTCCACAGCGACGTGCTGTTCCGCTGCCAGCGCCTGTTGCGCCAGCAAGGCAAGGCCTGCCAGACCTTGGGCGAGTCGATTCAACTGCGCCAGCCGTTCATTTACGACGACAGCTTCGCCGAAGCCCTCGGCGACCTGAATGCCTCGTTGGAACACCTGCGCGTCCAGAGCAACCCGGCCTGGCGCGGCCTGCTGCGCTCATTGCGCGCCCTGGCGGCCAACCTGTCGACACTCGACCGCCTGCTCGGCGACGCCAGCAACCCCGACGCACTCGCCGACGCCACCGACAGCAACCTGCTGGACCGCGCCCCGCGCAACCTCAAGGAAATGTGGACGCGCCTGCGCACGCAACTGACGCCGACCTCGCTGCTGTTCCGCCATGCCTTGCGCCTGGCCCTGGCGTTAACCATCGGCTACGGCACCTTGCATGCGATTCACGCCTCCCAGGGTTATTGGATCATCCTCACCACCCTGTTCGTCTGCCAGCCCAACTACGGCGCCACCCGGCGCAAGCTCGGCCAGCGGATCATCGGCACCGCCATCGGTTTGACCGTGGCCTGGGCGCTGTTCGACCTGTTCCCAAGCCCCGTGGTGCAATCGCTGTTCGCCATCGCCGCAGGGCTGGTGTTCTTTATCAACCGCACCACCCGCTACACCTTGGCCACGGCGGCGATCACCTTGATGGTGTTGTTCTGCTTCAACCAAGTGGGTGATGGCTACGGGCTGTTCCTGCCACGGCTGTTCGATACCCTGCTCGGCAGCCTGATCGCGGGCCTCGCGGTGTTCCTGTTCTTGCCAGACTGGCAAGGCCGCCGCCTGAACAAGGTGCTGGCCAACACCCTGACCTGCAACAGCATCTACCTGCGCCAGATCATGCAGCAATACGCCGCGGGCAAGAGCGACGACCTGGCCTACCGCTTGGCCCGGCGCAACGCCCACAACGCCGACGCGGCGCTGTCCACCACGCTGGCAAATATGCTGATGGAGCCAGGGCACTTTCGCAAAGAGGCTGACGTAGGCTTCCGTTTTCTGGTGCTGTCGCACACCTTGCTCAGTTACCTGTCGGGGCTGGGCGCGCACCGCGAAACGCAACTGCCGGCCGAGGTGCGTGAACATTTGATCGACGGCGCCGGTAACAGCCTGGCGGCGAGCATCGACGAGATCGCCACGGGGCTGGCCAACAAGCAGCCGGTTGCGATTCAGAGCGATGCTGAGGAAGCGTTGGCGGCGGAGCTGGAACAGATGCCGGATGAGATTGATGAAGGGCAACGGTTGGTGCAGACCCAGTTGGCGTTGATCTGCCGGCAGTTGGGGCCATTGCGCACGTTGGCGGCGCACCTGATCAAAGATACCAGCGCGGCCTAAATCGCTATCGCAGGCAAGCCAGCTCCCACATTGGAATGCGGTTACCTGTGGGAGCCGGGCTTGCCCGCGATGTGGCCCTCAAGCACCCTACATCCCGTGCGCCTTCATCAACCGCGCATAACTGCCATCGACCTTCATCCTGGCAATCTCCCGGTCGAAACTGGCGACAATTTGCTCATGCTCAGGGTTCTTCAGGCTGACCAGAATATGCAGGCTGTTCTCACTCAGCGGCTTGGGTAAAAACTCCACCGTATTGCGCACCCGGGGCGATTCGCGCGCCAGGTAATAGCGCGCAACATATTCATCTTCCAGCGTCAGCCTTACGCGCTGCGCCGCGAGCATGCGCACGGCCATGGCGAAGTTATGCACCGGCACTTTCTGCAACTGCGCATCCTGGTCGAAGGCCGCCGAGTAGGCATAACCGCGCACCACCGCGATGGGCTGGTCGTGCAGTTGTTCCAGGCTCTGATAATCGATGGGATCGTCGCGGCGCTTGATAAAGCGCACACGGTTCAACAGGTATTCCGCGGAAAACTGCCCCAATTGCGTGCGTGAATCGTCGTACCAGGCATTGACCAGCACGTCATAACGCCCGTCGCCCACGCCCATCAGCGCTCGCGCCCAGGGCACCTGTTCGAAATCACTGGCGTAGCCGGCGCGAGCCAAGGCGGTGCTGACGATATCGGTGGCCAACCCACCGTTGACCAAGGTGGCATCGGTGAACGGGGGCCAGGCATCCGCTACCAGGCGCAGACGTTGTGCGACCGCAGGCGTGGTCAGCAGCAACACTCCTATCAAAGCAACGGCACGAGAAAATCGCGGCATGCTTAAAGTCCTTGGCGGGCAGGCAGTGGCCTGATAACAGTAGCTCATCAATGAGCCTGTATTGCAGATTACACAAAGAACTCAGCGGGGATTGCACTGAATGATGGCAAATTGACGCCATTCACAAAAATGACGAATTTAGACAGGGGGGCCCGTCGCGCTTACTATCGGCAACAGCCATTAATTGAGAGAGCACACCATGACGGTTGATTGGGTCTGCAAGCATCACGATGACTTAGGCAAGGAACAGCTGTACGCCATTCTGCGTCTGCGCAGCGAGGTCTTTGTCGTTGAACAGCAGTGCGTTTACCTGGACCTCGACGGGCAGGACCTTTCGGGCGATACCCACCACTTGATGGCCTGGAAAGATGACGAACTGGTGGCCTACCTGCGCCTGCTGGACCCGCAGACCCAGGACGATGATGTGGTGATCGGCCGCGTGATCGTCGCGCCAGTGGCACGCGGCACCGGGCTGGGCCATCAGATGATGGAAGAGGCCCTCAAGCGCATTGAAGATATCTGGCCTGAGACGCCGATCTTTCTGTCAGCCCAGGCGCACTTGCAGGGGTATTACGCGCGGTATGGGTTTGTGGTGGAGGGTGAGCAATATTTGGAGGATGATATTCCACATATTGGTATGCGGCGCGCTTGAGCCCCTTTTCGCGAGCAAGCCCGCTCCCGCATTTAACCGTGTACACCCTTTGAAACGCGGTCGACTGTGGGAGCGGGCTTGCTCGCGAAAGCGTCAGCCCAATCACCGCCACATTCAGGGATAACCCAACACCTGCTTGATCCCCGCCAGGTTCGCCTCGATCCACTTCCGATCAATCGCCCCCCAACTGCGAATCCGATAGTGCCCGGCATGGTTGCGCGCACCGTCTTCCTGCTCGAACTCGCACACGATATCCAGGTCGGCCAGCGCGGCAATCGTGTCCTGCGCCGTGCGCCGAGGCATGCCGGTGGCGTCGGTCAACGCCGGGACGCTGCTGGCTTGCCCGCTGTCGATCAGGTACGCCACATACAGGCGGCGGTAGAAACTGCTTTTGGTCTTGCTCACGTCCATGCTTGATCGCCTACTGAGGTTAGGGCTTGCCCTGCAAGTCGCGATACGTGAGGTACACCCGCAGGTCGAATTCCACCTGATGGTAGCCGGGCATCATGTATTCGCAGAGTTTGTAGAACGCCTTGTTGTGGTCCGATTCCTTGAAGTGCGCCAGCTCGTGCACCACGATCATGCGCAGAAACTCCGGCGCCGCCTCCTTGAACAGTGCGGCAATACGAATCTCTTTCTTGGATTTGAGGTTGCCACCCTGCACCCGTGAAATCGTGGTGTGCAGGCCCAACGCGCGGTGAGTCAGGTCCAGGCGGTTGTCGAACAGCACTTTGTCGATGGCCGGCGCGTTACGCAGGTGTTCCTGCTTCAAGGCCAGGGCGTAGCTGTACAACGCCTTGTCACTCTGCACCGCATGGCGTTCGGGGTAACGTTGTTCCAGATAGGCGCCCAACTGGTCCTTGGCGATCATCTGGCGCACTTGTTCCTGAAGAGCTGCGGGGTAGGCCTGGAGGTATTTCAGCGCGGTCATGAGTTCAGCAACAAGGTTCGAATGGCCGCCAGTGTAGCGAATTCAAAGCGGCCCAGGGTGGGACCAATCGGCCATTTCCTCAGGCCGCAGCGGCTGCGCCGCCCACGGCCCCTGGATAAATGAGCAACCATTGGCCTTGAGCCAGTGCGACTGTTCGAGGGTATCCACGCCCTCGGCGATCACCAGCACATCAAAATGCCCGCACAGCTGGATGATGCTACGGGCCATGGCCGCGTCCCGCATCGAGCCCGGCAGGCGCGCCACCAGTTGTGGGTCCAGCTTGAGCGTGTCGAACTCCAGGTCACGCAGGTGGGCCAGGGAACACTGCCCCAAACCAAAGTCATCCAGCGCGATACGCACGCCGACCTGACGCAATAATTTGAACTGCTTGTTGGTTTCTTCAAGGTTACTCATCAGGCTGTCTTCACTGATTTCCACCTCCAACTGCCGCCCCTGCAACCCATGTCGGTCGAGTACCTGCTGCAGCTGGCTGGCCAGGTTGGGCATGTTGAACTGGCTGCTGCTCAAGCTCACGCTCAGCACCAGCTCTTCATGGAAACTCGCTTGCCAGGCTTGCCGTTGGGCGGCGACTTGCTGGTAGATCCAGGCGCTCAACTGGCTGATCAGCCGCGCCTCTTCCAACAGCGGCAAAAACAGGCCCGGCGGCACATCGCCGACACTCGGGTGCTGCCAGCGCAGCAGCGCCTCGACGCCGCGCAAACGCCCGTCCTCCAGCGACACCTGGGGCTGGTACACCAAAGTGAAGTCCTTGTTCTGAATCGCGGTTCGCACGCTGTCTTCAAGCATCAGGCGCGAGCGGGCGCGGCCGTTCATTTCCTGATCGTAATAGCGATATTGCTGACGCCCCGCGCGCTTGGCTTCGTACATGGCGATGTCCGCCGCGCGCAGCAGGCCGTTCAAATCCGAGCCGCAGTCCGGGAAGGTCGCAATGCCGATACTGACACCGAGCATTACATCCAAACCGTCGACCTGCTGGCACACAGACACGCGCTCGATCAGTTTTTCCGAAATTTTCGCCGCCTGCTCCGGGAACTCCAGCTCTAACAATGCAGTGAATTCATCCCCGCCCATGCGCCCGAGAATGTCGTAGGAACGCAGACACGCCTGCATCTGCTCCGAGACCCAGCGCAGCACCCGATCCCCAGCATCGTGGCCCAACGAGTCGTTGACCCGCTTGAAACCGTCGAGGTCCAGGTAGAGCAACACCAGCGACAACTCGTTACGCTCGCTGCGCAGCAGCATGTTCTCCACCGCCTGGTGGAAGCCACGCCGGTTCAGCAGCCCGGTCAACGGGTCGGTCACCGCCTGGAACTCCAGTTGCTGATGCAGGTGGCGCACCTCGGACATGTCCAGCACCGTCACCACCATGGCCTTCTGCTCGGCGGGCAGGGGCGCGCAGGACAACGCCACCGGCACCTGCTGGCCGCGACCGGTGCGCAAAATGGCGTCGTGCTGGCGCCACGTCTCACCCTTGCGATACGCCTCGTACATCGGGAAGCCCAGCCAGGCGGGCACATGGGGCTTTTGCAAGAAACTCAGGAAGCTCTCGCCCTGCAACTCCGCCATCGTGGCGTTAAGCAGCCGCGAAACTGCCGGGTTGGCGTACTCAATCACACTGCCCTCGCCCACCACCAGGATGCCTTCGGCGGCGTTGTCCAGTACCGAGGCATTGAAGGCTCGCGCGGATTCCAGGTCATGGCTCAAGCGCTGCAAGGCCCGGCGGTTACGCTGGTGCTCCAGCAGGGCTTGCACCTTGGGCTTGAGAATATGCGGGTCAAACGGTTTAAACAGGTAATCGATGGCGCCGCTGGCATAGCCTTCCAGCACAGCGGCGGGCGATTGGGCGTGGGCGGTCAGGAAGATAATCGGCGTCATGCGCGTACGTTGGCTGCCGCGCATCAGGCGGGCGACTTCGAAGCCGTCCATGCCGGGCATGCGCACATCCAGCAACACCAGGTCGATTTCGTGCGCCAGCAGCAGCTCCAAGGCTTCAAGCCCCGACGCTGCAGTCATCACGTGCCAATCTTCACGCTGCAAAAGCGCACGCATGCTGACGAGGTTCTCCGGGTAGTCATCGACCACCAAGAGTACCGAACTGCCATCGCCTGGGTGTGGAGCGCAATCCATGCTACGTCTCTTCCTTGAGGGGCTGCACCGGTCACTTCTGATATAAAAACCGGACAAACAATGAGGCCTCACTCTAGCCCCGGTTCCAAAAAAGCAGAAGTGACGTGGGTGCCATCATTGCGCCAAAGCCCTGGAAGCCGACTAACGGTCAAGCCCTACAGGCCACGGTTCATGGGAAACATGGCTTTTTGGCACTCCTCTGACGCCAATAAATTGCCAGTAATCGTTTAACAACCGGACGATCACCGCCTATAAAGAACCTGCAAGGCCCTCGGGCCAAAGCCTTCACCCTCTGTAAAAGGCCAACACCATGATCGACCTTTCCACCTGGAACCTGAGCATTCCGGTCGGCTCGCCGCCCGCGACCATCGACACGCCGAAACTGCTTAGCGGCTTCAAGGACCAATATTTCCAGGCCGAAGGCAGCAACGTGCAATTCTGGACACCGGTGACCGGTACCCGCACCGAAAACGCCGTTTACCCGCGCAGCGAACTGCGCGAAACCTACGCCGACGGGCGTTTGCGTAACTGGACCTACCCCGACGCCGACAACTTCCTGCGCGCCACCCTGGCCGTCAATCAGGTGCCCTCTTCCGGCAAAGTCGTGATCGGCCAGATCCACGCCTATGACAGCCAAAAACCGCTGATCAAACTGGAATACCAATTCAAGGAAAAAACCCAGACTGGCAACATCATCGCCAAGGTGCGCATGCGCCCGGATGAAGACGAAGGCCGCGTGATTATCGTGGCCTCCAATGTGCCGCTGGAGAAGAGCTTTACCTATGTGATCAACCTCAATAAGGCCGGCTTGCTGAGTGTGGAGGCCGCTGACGGGCAGTGGAATGAACGCATCGGTGCCGCGTGGGGCGCCAAACCGTTGTATTTCAAGGCGGGGGCGTATGTGCAAGACAACAGTGGGGACAATAAAGAAGGCGCGCGGGTGACATTTGCGAAGTTGGATATTGATCACGAGTAAGCCAGGCTTCAATCGACATAAGCCTCAACCTTGAACCCAAGAATTCATGACCAACCTCTTAAACGCACCGCCAGTCCCTGTGGTAGCCCGGCTTGCCCGCGATGGCGGTGGATCAGCCAGTCTTTGCGGCGGCTGACACACCGCCATCGCGGGCAAGCCCGGCTCCCACAGTTGCCCTGCGTCGGTTGAGGGTTAAGTGCTCGTCCTACACGACCGTTGCGGCAAGCCAGATCGGCGCTTATAGTTCCCCCCGTCGCTGGCATTGAACAGCGATAGGGTTTCGCAGCCCTACAGAGTTAATTCCGCACCCGTCAAAACAGCCCTGGCGTTCCTGCCAATGGCCGTCTTGTTATGGCGGCTGTGCGTGGGAGACCTTCGGGTCTGCCGGGTCTTAACTCCTCGGTCTGCGAACCCGCGTACAGCTGCCACCCAATTTGTTTCGCAGCAAACGGTGGTCATTCTTCTCCCGAGTTAAGGATTCACCATGACCCAACAACTGCCACCCCGCCGCTTCACCCCATGCACCGAAACCGCAACCGATTACCCCGTACTGTTAATCGACAGCGACGCCCCACTGCTTGAACTCCACGCCTGCCTGCGCGAACGCCTCAACGCCGCCCTCGAACACCTCAACCTGATCGCCTGCTCCAGCCTGCCGGACTTCGCCGAGCGCGACCTGAACAACGTGGCCAACACCGCGCGCATTCTGGTGCAGGACGTGAGTGATGTGTTCCGGGTGATTGAGCACCGCGGCTTCGATACACCTGACGCGGCCTGATCAAATCCCAGCCACAAAAAAGCCCGCATCGCTGCGGGCTTCTTTTTAAACGCCTTAGGCTCAGTTCACC contains the following coding sequences:
- the yccS gene encoding YccS family putative transporter, yielding MSSTSFKQSMRRLWALDKFSYSVRVFIALTGSMALCWYQDEMTLLIPLFLGIIASALAETDDSWQGRLNALAVTLVCFSIAALSVELLFPYPWIFAIALALASFCLTMLGALGERYGAIASATLILSVYTMIGVDQRGGAVSDFWHEPLLLVAGAAWYGVLSVLWQALFSNQPVQQSLARLFRELGRYLKLKSSLFEPIRQLDVEARRLELAQQNGRVVAALNAAKEIILHRVGNGRPGSKVSRYLKLYFLAQDIHERASSSHYPYNALADAFFHSDVLFRCQRLLRQQGKACQTLGESIQLRQPFIYDDSFAEALGDLNASLEHLRVQSNPAWRGLLRSLRALAANLSTLDRLLGDASNPDALADATDSNLLDRAPRNLKEMWTRLRTQLTPTSLLFRHALRLALALTIGYGTLHAIHASQGYWIILTTLFVCQPNYGATRRKLGQRIIGTAIGLTVAWALFDLFPSPVVQSLFAIAAGLVFFINRTTRYTLATAAITLMVLFCFNQVGDGYGLFLPRLFDTLLGSLIAGLAVFLFLPDWQGRRLNKVLANTLTCNSIYLRQIMQQYAAGKSDDLAYRLARRNAHNADAALSTTLANMLMEPGHFRKEADVGFRFLVLSHTLLSYLSGLGAHRETQLPAEVREHLIDGAGNSLAASIDEIATGLANKQPVAIQSDAEEALAAELEQMPDEIDEGQRLVQTQLALICRQLGPLRTLAAHLIKDTSAA
- a CDS encoding substrate-binding periplasmic protein; the encoded protein is MPRFSRAVALIGVLLLTTPAVAQRLRLVADAWPPFTDATLVNGGLATDIVSTALARAGYASDFEQVPWARALMGVGDGRYDVLVNAWYDDSRTQLGQFSAEYLLNRVRFIKRRDDPIDYQSLEQLHDQPIAVVRGYAYSAAFDQDAQLQKVPVHNFAMAVRMLAAQRVRLTLEDEYVARYYLARESPRVRNTVEFLPKPLSENSLHILVSLKNPEHEQIVASFDREIARMKVDGSYARLMKAHGM
- a CDS encoding GNAT family N-acetyltransferase → MTVDWVCKHHDDLGKEQLYAILRLRSEVFVVEQQCVYLDLDGQDLSGDTHHLMAWKDDELVAYLRLLDPQTQDDDVVIGRVIVAPVARGTGLGHQMMEEALKRIEDIWPETPIFLSAQAHLQGYYARYGFVVEGEQYLEDDIPHIGMRRA
- a CDS encoding winged helix-turn-helix domain-containing protein; its protein translation is MDVSKTKSSFYRRLYVAYLIDSGQASSVPALTDATGMPRRTAQDTIAALADLDIVCEFEQEDGARNHAGHYRIRSWGAIDRKWIEANLAGIKQVLGYP
- a CDS encoding M48 metallopeptidase family protein, yielding MTALKYLQAYPAALQEQVRQMIAKDQLGAYLEQRYPERHAVQSDKALYSYALALKQEHLRNAPAIDKVLFDNRLDLTHRALGLHTTISRVQGGNLKSKKEIRIAALFKEAAPEFLRMIVVHELAHFKESDHNKAFYKLCEYMMPGYHQVEFDLRVYLTYRDLQGKP
- a CDS encoding putative bifunctional diguanylate cyclase/phosphodiesterase, which produces MDCAPHPGDGSSVLLVVDDYPENLVSMRALLQREDWHVMTAASGLEALELLLAHEIDLVLLDVRMPGMDGFEVARLMRGSQRTRMTPIIFLTAHAQSPAAVLEGYASGAIDYLFKPFDPHILKPKVQALLEHQRNRRALQRLSHDLESARAFNASVLDNAAEGILVVGEGSVIEYANPAVSRLLNATMAELQGESFLSFLQKPHVPAWLGFPMYEAYRKGETWRQHDAILRTGRGQQVPVALSCAPLPAEQKAMVVTVLDMSEVRHLHQQLEFQAVTDPLTGLLNRRGFHQAVENMLLRSERNELSLVLLYLDLDGFKRVNDSLGHDAGDRVLRWVSEQMQACLRSYDILGRMGGDEFTALLELEFPEQAAKISEKLIERVSVCQQVDGLDVMLGVSIGIATFPDCGSDLNGLLRAADIAMYEAKRAGRQQYRYYDQEMNGRARSRLMLEDSVRTAIQNKDFTLVYQPQVSLEDGRLRGVEALLRWQHPSVGDVPPGLFLPLLEEARLISQLSAWIYQQVAAQRQAWQASFHEELVLSVSLSSSQFNMPNLASQLQQVLDRHGLQGRQLEVEISEDSLMSNLEETNKQFKLLRQVGVRIALDDFGLGQCSLAHLRDLEFDTLKLDPQLVARLPGSMRDAAMARSIIQLCGHFDVLVIAEGVDTLEQSHWLKANGCSFIQGPWAAQPLRPEEMADWSHPGPL
- a CDS encoding polysaccharide lyase family 7 protein: MIDLSTWNLSIPVGSPPATIDTPKLLSGFKDQYFQAEGSNVQFWTPVTGTRTENAVYPRSELRETYADGRLRNWTYPDADNFLRATLAVNQVPSSGKVVIGQIHAYDSQKPLIKLEYQFKEKTQTGNIIAKVRMRPDEDEGRVIIVASNVPLEKSFTYVINLNKAGLLSVEAADGQWNERIGAAWGAKPLYFKAGAYVQDNSGDNKEGARVTFAKLDIDHE
- a CDS encoding fructose-bisphosphate aldolase, which encodes MTQQLPPRRFTPCTETATDYPVLLIDSDAPLLELHACLRERLNAALEHLNLIACSSLPDFAERDLNNVANTARILVQDVSDVFRVIEHRGFDTPDAA